The DNA region AACATTTCGTCTGCCTATGATTGGCAGCCGGATCGCCTGGAAACTTTGGACAAACCAAGAACTACTTACGTTTGCCAAAGCTTATATCATAGAACACAACATTGCGGACTCAGGAGACTTGGGATACGGAAATCATAGATTCTCTGAATTGTACAAGTGCCTGATTCGATGTGAACTCATGCATGATTTATTTAATCTTGAAAGCGAAAGACCAGAAAAATGGCAGGAACAGGAATTTACACTTCCAATCCTCACTACCGGTGATGTAAATTGGGAAAAATTCGACAATAAAAAACTCGAAAATTATGCCAAAGCATATTGCGCGCACTTTGCGATTGTTTACCGAGAGCAACTCAAGAAAAAAAAACGAAGCACTTGTTGGGGTATTAGAAAGAAGAAAATTAATACACAAAATTTTTCCCAAAGAAACTACCGTCTTAGCCTTTGAAAGCCGTCATTTCAAATTCAAGGTAAGAAGAGCGAAAGTTCTCTGGCACTTAGCTAAAATTGAAACTCTGAATATTTACGCCGCGTGTTGGTGTATTGCAAATAAAAAAAACGTCAACGACCTACCAAAAGAAATAAAATAACATATTCAGATTGGCACTGTCGCAAGATTTACAAAACATCTACCGACACTGAATATCGAAATCGCTGGTGAACTGAGATGGAAATACGAGATATCCAGCAACAACGATATTCCTGAAGAAATTCTTTGGGCCCTTGGTTACGAACGCTATAACAACACGGCGTTGAGAGCAAGAGGGATTAGAAAAATCAAGCCAAAACAGCCAGTAAAGGTTTCTTCAGTGAAAGAAGTCTTAGACGCTGGACAAATCCCAACGGTGGACGATTTCTGATACACCACCTAGCAATATGACAAGGGTTTTTAAAACTAAAGAAGACAAACGAATTCGAGTGAAAGGGATCCGTCGAATTGAGCGGTCCATTAGAACAACATAAAGACTACTAGTGAATCTACTGGTGGTCTTTTTTATTTTGATTAAAACATTAATTAAGAGTCTAAACTTATCCTTCGGAGAGTTACTTTTATAACCTGCCTCGACTGACGTCGGTCAAGGCGGCCGCCCCTCCAGCTCCCCCAGAAAGTAAGGGAATCCTTCCCTTACCATCCCTGGTTCGAGTCCTCCTACTTCGCACAAGAGTTTTTATTGGCTTGCCATGAACCCGAAGAATCATCTAAATAAAAACCACCCACCTTGTAAAAAGATGAGTGGTTCATGGCTCTGCGAGTCGGACTCGAACCGACGACCTACTGGTTACACTTATCCAAGGATTTCTCCAGGGCGTGGACTATATCATCACCATAGCAAATGCTTTAGGCGCGAGGCGCTTCCACCTTGATGTAAAAATCAAAGTGTACTCCTAAAAAGGATAGTCTCTGAACCTTCCCCAACTAATGTTAGGGCTTGGCTGCGGATTAGCATATCACAATTGACTTAGCCTTCCCGACAATTCACCTCGTTATTCACCCCAATGTTTCCAAAGGGGGCTGCGTTATATTTTTGTGTACACAGCCAGTTGCTCTACCAACTGAGCTATCGCAGAATAATGTTTTTACCAACTGCGTGTCCGCCGAAGCTTTAGCGTAGGCGGGAGCTATCGCAGAATAATTCTGTAGTAAAATACTATCATATTATTTCAAAATATACAAGAGCCAAATATCAACAAATATTCGCTACCGGTAACAACAGTCCGTACAGTTCGGACCAAAGAACAAACCCTCCGGAGTGAAGAATTCCTTTTTTTCTTCTTCTGTTCCTTTATAATATTTACCAAATAATATTTTGCAGATCGCTTTGCTTTTTACAATACAGGTATAGTCATAACCATCGGACCATCCTTTCACTTGTCTATCCATCACTCCACCACCAAGCACACACAAGGGCTCTAAATAATTTTTTCCGAGAGTTACAAACTGCAAAGTCGGCGATCCAGAAACAATATCTCCGCCACCAAGTTCATTATAAAGCGGGAAATATAAAATAATTAAAACAGAAATTATTATTCCAATGATAATTAGATGGAGCTTTCTCTTTTCCATAGATTTTATTTCTATTTATTTTTCAAGTCCAATGAACGGGCTGGCCTGTCCCCAATAAGTTGGAACTTCACCATTCCATTTTTCAATCCAACGTAATTCCACAACTTTTGGATTAGATCTCAGCGCCTGAGCTTCAACATCAATAGCTGCAGCCTTTCCTTTTGCTTGGGCCACTTGTTGCTCAGCTTCAATCACAATTCTTTCCAAATCTCGATCTGCTTTTAATTTCAACTGCTCAGCAGTAACCTTAGCTTCAATAGCCTCATTAAAAGCTGGTGAAAAACTAAAATCAATAATATTAAATTCATCAATAATAATTGACCGAGCTACAACTCTCTCTGCTAGATTCACTTTAATCTGATCTTTAACAGTTTCACGTTTAGTAATGAGTTCTTCCGCTGTGAACTTGGCAGTTACTGCCTTTACTGCTTCCTGAATTGAAGGTGCAATAATACGAGAATTATAATTTTTTCCGACTTCCTGCCAAATCTTATTTACAGCCGCAGGATCTAAATGATAATTCAAAGCAATCTTAGAAGTAACAACCTGCAAATCTTTGGAAGATGCGCTAGCTGGAACTTCATCTTTTTGGATTTTAACATCCATAACCTCTACTTGTTGGATCAATGGGATCTTGATGTAAAGGCCTTCGTCAAAAATCTTATCCTGAACTGCGCCAAACTGCAAAACTACGCCCCTCTGTCCAGCACCAATTGTACCAAAGCTTCCAAAAATTCCGACCAGGACAATGAAGCCTATTAATACATATACTGCAAACTTTCCTGCTTGTTTTAATTCTTTTACTTTCTTTGGTTCAATGATTTCCATAGAATTAGAGATTAAATATTAAGTAATTAGTTAATTATACTTTTATCCTAGCACCATTTGAGGGAAATTTCAAATAAAAAACACCCTTGAATAAGATCAAGAGTGTTTATTAACTCACCTACTCATCACAAACTTCACCATTGTGATCAAGTTTAACAACAAACGCGTCAGCAAAACCGTTATTAGGATAAACATTGCCAGCCACTACAAAACCAAGAGTCTCAGTTTGCGCTACGGCCATGCCGTTTTCCATATCAGTTCCGCCAAATGTCTTTTGCCATTCAACTTCACCATCATTAAAAAGTTTTACCAGCCAGACGTCGGACATCCCGGCGCCCATGGACCAAGTATCACCCACAGCAATATAGCCAGTATCTTCAGTTTGCTGAATTGAATGAAACAAATCAATTTCACTGCCACCAAGGACTTGTTCCCAAAGCAGATCACCTTCATAGCTTAGCTTAAAAATCCAGCCTTGCCACTGCTCAGCAGGGTCGAGCTGAATTATTCCAGTAAACACTAAGCCCCCATCAAAAGACTGAATAACCTTGTGCACTTCGTTCTTAGTTCCCCCGGAAAATGATTTTTCCCAGACTAATTCGCCAGAATTATCCAACTTTAACACTTTGGCAGTTTGTATATTTTCAATTATATCCTGAGTGTAGCCGGACAAAATAAATCCATCGGAAACAAGTCCGGGACCAAAGACCTGATCAATTGAGGTACCCCAATCTTCAGCTGATCCACCGTATTTTTTCTCCCACTCGAGCTCGCCAAACTGACTCAATCGCAAAACCCAAAAATCTTTTCCGCCTGCGCTATCCGTTGTGGAATAGCCAACTGCCGTAAACTTTCCATCATCCGTCTGCACTACATCATACACTCGATCATTACCGGCGCCACCAAATTTCTCGCTCCAAACTATTGAACCATTGTCAGGATCAAGCTGAAGGATCCAAGCATCAAACAGAACTGAATCGGGTTGTTGTGCATAGCCTGCAACAACATAACCACCACCAAAAACTTCTTTGACAGACTCAGCCCATTCCATACTACCTTCATCACCAGTAATCACGGTCCATAGAACTTCACCTAATTCATCTAGCTTAGCCACAAAGAAGTCATGTTCCAAAGTAGCGCCCGGTCCAACAAAGCCTACAGCAACACAACCACCATCTGCTGTCAGTGTTAAATCGCTGAAATAATCAGCTTCCATTGTGATAAAATCCGTTTGCCACAAGTCACAAGACTTATCTTGACAAATACCACTCTCATCACAAAACTGCCAAAGATCACAGTTTTCATCACAAAAATCATCCAAACATTCAATATTACAATGAAGCTTGCAAATGCCATCTTCGCAATATTTATCCGGATGACATTCTTGAATCTCAGTCCATTGCCAACAGTCCGACGCCACCTCGAAGCAATATTGGTATTCTTGACCTGAAACACATTTTCGTTCATCAGGCGAACAATTGGATTCACAAGAAACTTCAGAGTTATCTATACTCAAATCTTCAACTTCAATTTCCGATTGCTCTTCCGAATCGATTTGACCACTGTCTTTTTTGTGAACATTCAAATCTTCATTCACAATAAACTCTTGGAAATCGATATCCTGTTCAAGCTCAATATTTGAATCGCTAGGCAACTCCCCAACTACTATGTCTGAGAGAATCCCTGTTGTTGAAGCGCCACATGAGCAAAGAAACAATACAAGTAAAATGATGATTTTTTTCATTGATTTCTCCTTGGTTTAATTTTCAATAAACTATTGACTGACTACCATCAATCAAACAAAACACTCTAACATTTTTGAATAAATATGTCAATTATTGAGACAAAAAATCCCCAAGTCCATTGGACCTGGGGATTGTGTTTTCTAGAAATTGTCATTCAACGTACGGTAGACAAAACCCTCACTGGCGGTGATAGTAGCAATGTACACATCTCCACCAACCGTAGGAATTTGATTCTTGATGTACGAATGAAATTCCGAGGTTGAATCAATCAACCACTTAATAACCTTCAGACACTCCCGCAGGGTCATATCACTCATGTGGTCAATGCTAGCCCCTTCACGAATATTTTGCATAAGATCTTCACACATTGCCATCCCGAGCGACATACTGACACCAGCAAAGTCAAATTCATCGGTAGCCTCGTCAAAAGATCCGTCCGGAGCTCTCTTCTTCGCTTCTTCAAAAAGCGCATCGATATCTTTCAAGCCATCTTCCAACATCTTCTTAAGGTCGGACGCTGGAAGCTTCTCGGTTGGCAAAGTACCACCTTCTGCACACAAACCCAAAAGATACGTGAGCATTTCCGTGACTTTGTCTTTCAAAAGGTCTGGCAAGCGCGTATCTCTCCCCAGGATCATTCTGTCCACAACGCCAGTATCGCCAAGCGGA from Candidatus Falkowbacteria bacterium includes:
- a CDS encoding prohibitin family protein gives rise to the protein MEIIEPKKVKELKQAGKFAVYVLIGFIVLVGIFGSFGTIGAGQRGVVLQFGAVQDKIFDEGLYIKIPLIQQVEVMDVKIQKDEVPASASSKDLQVVTSKIALNYHLDPAAVNKIWQEVGKNYNSRIIAPSIQEAVKAVTAKFTAEELITKRETVKDQIKVNLAERVVARSIIIDEFNIIDFSFSPAFNEAIEAKVTAEQLKLKADRDLERIVIEAEQQVAQAKGKAAAIDVEAQALRSNPKVVELRWIEKWNGEVPTYWGQASPFIGLEK
- a CDS encoding PQQ-like beta-propeller repeat protein; amino-acid sequence: MKKIIILLVLFLCSCGASTTGILSDIVVGELPSDSNIELEQDIDFQEFIVNEDLNVHKKDSGQIDSEEQSEIEVEDLSIDNSEVSCESNCSPDERKCVSGQEYQYCFEVASDCWQWTEIQECHPDKYCEDGICKLHCNIECLDDFCDENCDLWQFCDESGICQDKSCDLWQTDFITMEADYFSDLTLTADGGCVAVGFVGPGATLEHDFFVAKLDELGEVLWTVITGDEGSMEWAESVKEVFGGGYVVAGYAQQPDSVLFDAWILQLDPDNGSIVWSEKFGGAGNDRVYDVVQTDDGKFTAVGYSTTDSAGGKDFWVLRLSQFGELEWEKKYGGSAEDWGTSIDQVFGPGLVSDGFILSGYTQDIIENIQTAKVLKLDNSGELVWEKSFSGGTKNEVHKVIQSFDGGLVFTGIIQLDPAEQWQGWIFKLSYEGDLLWEQVLGGSEIDLFHSIQQTEDTGYIAVGDTWSMGAGMSDVWLVKLFNDGEVEWQKTFGGTDMENGMAVAQTETLGFVVAGNVYPNNGFADAFVVKLDHNGEVCDE